A genomic region of Manihot esculenta cultivar AM560-2 chromosome 15, M.esculenta_v8, whole genome shotgun sequence contains the following coding sequences:
- the LOC110602096 gene encoding uncharacterized protein LOC110602096: MEISKLNKQIYKANFPLWDVRLDGFLEDQLRVLIAQLDKKIKVADRKLDRFKENQILMDEFATRMLYGSQIMENNMNRSNSVKNFSNFHQLFYDVMPLPVNCFLPGQSSYLIPSNSNLQIFSDYQTTSLSRKLMDRNSNSSNLANLQLQPFSDPKPLGVQLPMHSQQIQTSPGTSTSPSFLEDLTMMVNDQYTGVMHDLERLDACGESLAGIGRTGRRLCARS; this comes from the exons ATGGAGATTTCTAAGTTGAACAAGCAAATTTACAAAGCTAATTTTCCACTGTGGGATGTTCGTCTCGATGGTTTCTTGGAGGATCAGTTGCGGGTTTTGATCGCTCAGTTAgacaagaaaataaaagttgCAGATAGAAAACTTGACAGGTTTAAGGAAAATCAGATTTTGATGGATGAATTTGCAACGAGAATGCTTTACGGTTCTCAAATCATGGAGAATAACATGAACAGAAGTAACAGTGTCAAGAATTTTAGCAACTTTCATCAGCTTTTCTATGATGTCATGCCATTGCCCGTTAACTGTTTCCTGCCAGGGCAGAGCTCGTATTTGATTCCATCAAATTCAAACTTGCAGATTTTCTCTGATTACCAAACAACGAGTCTGAGTAGAAAATTAATGGACAGAAATAGTAACAGCAGCAACTTAGCTAACTTGCAACTGCAACCGTTCTCTGATCCGAAGCCATTGGGTGTTCAACTACCAATGCATTCCCAGCAAATCCAGACTTCTCCAGGGACTTCAACAAGTCCAAGTTTTCTGGAAGATCTGACAATGATGGTCAATGATCAGTACACCG gagttatgcatgatttggagaGGTTAGATGCATGTGGTGAGAGCTTAGCAGGGATTGGAAGGACTGGAAGGCGTctttgtgcacgaagctga